The window TTTTTTAGTACATATTCAACCAAACAAGGTAATTGAATTTAGCCAACAGTATTCCTACTAActacttatttaataaaaaagacagCTCTGAGTAAGAGCTGAAGAACTTGGCAAAACTATATGATATCACCCAGTTATTTCAGATTCGACGCAGCATGTTGACACAAGATAAACGGTAAGGCTTTGAAGGCCAACCAAAAGACGGGGCAggataattaaaacaatttagattaagataattatgattattagataattatattaaataagatcGTTGTAGAATTTGGATAGAATTAGAATAGCTTCTACTATATAAAGAAATATCTTGGAGTTGTTTGAGGTTGGATATTTgggattattttcaaataactcccTATTTCATCAAACATCATTTTTTCTAATCCCATCattaaatcatcaactaaacccttattttttttttataacattttaaaatattaaatactaaggattatccaaataaaccacgtttacatcaaacaagtttttttttttaaatatccaaGATCATACAAGCTCTTGTAAATCATAAACATGCTATTATCATATCAATGGAAGTTATTCTCTAGTTTCAAATCTACTTCTCTACAGTCTCACCCAAATTTATCAATTCAACCCTAGgaattgatatttataacaATCTCAGGTCGACGAGTTGCCTATGAGATTACTAATTATCAGCAAGATCTAACCCACAAGAAGCAGGTTTTCAATCAATGCGGGCttctttcttcctttttgaaTGAGTGGAAGTATGATTGATTGCATTTTCGTAGGATCTTGAGGTTGAGAACATGCATATACACATGAGTAGCCATCCCAATTATCATATGGTTTTCATCAATTACAGTTCAACTGAAAATGTTTATCATTTTTGTTGTGTTCTCTATGGAAAGCCCATGGAAGCAAATGTGTGCACTTAATGCAACCAATTAGAGCTATGGAACATGTATACACACATGTAATCTATTCCAGGAACTAGAGTCTGACTCATATTCACAGACCCCTTAACAAATGTTCTGGTTTTCAAAACAACATATAATCTAATGTTCTGTTTTGAGAAAATATTACAGTTTTTTCAACAAATGTTGTGGTTTGCAAAACAACATAAGCATTTCTTTTAACAAAGATTTAGTTTACGAGAATGGGGCTAATTTGGCTTAATGGTTGAGTATTTCAAATGAAGAACTTACATGTCACGTGTACAAAACTTGGTGTGAAACTTGGTTGAGTTGTTACAATTACATTTGAAAATTGTCAAGGTAAAAGTGAAATTGAATTTGTTTGCCTTTGGTATGAAAAGTGTGATTTGAACATTTTTAGTGTAAAAATTATCAAAGATTGTACTACAGAAATCACTGAAATCAAAGTAACAGTAGTCTATGACAAATAAAATGTAACCAGATAAAAGAATATCGGAAATAAATAGGAAAGATGAAGTATACCagtacatatttcaaaattgggataaatagaatttgaaattaaaaaaagccCACATGCAATTTCattctaactacgcttcttgATTGAAAATCGCCCTGGTAAGGTAATTAGAATTGCAAACATACCTTCAACCCAACAGCAGCCAAAGTTTCTATTACAAGAGCATTGATTTCATCCATAGACATGCTAGAGTTCTCATATCTGTGCAACATAAACAAACAGATGAAAGATATTCAAGGTGAAGTACACAATCAAACATTGCAGATTTTTAGAAGATAAACACTTGATATAAACGTCTCAAATGTCTTACAAACAGAAACCAACATTTTCTCGAACAGTCAACGAATCAAAAAGAGCTGCGCTCTGAAATACCTGTCATATATAGAGATAAAGATGGATGACAAAAACAGATAAAAGTACAATATAGTAAAGAGAAATGTGCAAGTAAAAAGGTATGTTTACCAAGCCAATTCTTAGGCCACCTATCTCCTCATCACTAATCAAGCcgtctcttcttcttcctcgaaTGAATACCTCTCCCTAACATGTAAAGCAAACTCCATATCAAagagataaaaataagaaagcCTGTAGAATGCCCTTTTTATTGAATGGTAAAATTCAACAAACTCACACAATTAGACATGATAATGAGCTGGCAATGAGATTACCTTATCAGGAGCAAGAAGCCCAGccattattttcaaaatggtAGATTTTCCAGTTCCAGAAGGCCCAATTATTCCAACAGCTTCTCCATGCTTAATCTACATAGATCATAACATATATAAGAAGCTAAAAACTCCATATTACCTTCATTTAGAAACACTATTTGAGTCGATTTTCCCATCCGGATGGGATTTTGTTTGAAGACGGATGTATGTGCACTTAATCAGTACCATAGACAAACCCAGATCCATACAGCCAAAAGAAGGGCTAAAGAAATCGTTTTGAAGAGATCTATAAATTGCCAAATTTCATGACAATCGGAATGTTGGAACGTGGGCCTGCATGGTGTTATTTTCGGTGGATCACAACTAGCCACGCCTTTCACACCAAAACGTATATCCATTCAAGAATTGGTGGTTTCTCAACCAGATCCAAACTAAGATGTAGCATTATTAGCcattttgatttttgagaacaacacaacaaaaattaataacaaagaACACAAAAAAAAGTGTACCTTGAAACTCACACCTCTCAATATATGTTTCTCTCCAAATGACTTGTAAACATCTCTGCATTCAATTAGAACATCGGACTCATCTTCCAAATCCCAACCAGCAGTCAGATCCTCCAAATTATGTGAATGCTGCAGATTACAGAAACGATGATAAATCAACTGTCTATTCAGTATCAAATGTGTAATACATCCTCTATACTCCCATAAGTAGTTGTAAGAGAGTAAAAATCACCCATTAAGAAACTATTTGAATGCTGAAAAAGTAGCTATACTATCCAGGACTTGACTCGATCTTAGATTTACCCATTTGATATAATAGAAGTGAGATACAGCTACTAACGAAATTATTCAAACTTGGATTACATGATTCGAATTTGAAACTACATATTGAGTAATTTCCAGAGTGAATGTAAGAAAGCtgagaaagaaacaaaattcaaaCAGCAAAGAACATACTCCGAATCTAGAGGAGGGATTCTCATCATTGGTCCTGAGGTCCTTTGAAGGCGCAATACATGAACAAGGGATATTCCCCTGCTTCAGGTCAAGAGAAAAAGAATTGGACCCATAACCATATCTTCGCCGAGAAGCGAGGAATGTGATGGAGGTCGAAGAAGAGGAACTGGGagatgtattaaacatgtttaacggGAAACATGTAGAATGGGACAACGACGCCATAGCCTCCTAAGAAATCCTTCCGCCTTCTGGaaggataaaaaaaatggagacCTAAAGCCACTGAAGAGAGATAGAGAGGAGAAAATACAGACGTGAAAAGATAAGCAGCCTGAAAATAGTGGAATTTGGGAAATTCTAGCTCGGACGGAGAACCGGACAGTAAAAGAATTGCAGCGATCGTCTACGTTAAGAGacgattggattggattggatcaATGAAATGGAAACCCATCAGCTAGAGGACTGTCGGCGCCTGCCGGTGTGCTGGGTACCGACCACCGATTACGGTGAGCTAGAGAATCCAGAAGAGCACCTAGAAAGGACAATACGAAAACTAAAAATAAGTCCTCGTTTTTCAATACAAATATTAGATAAACCCACAAACTTTATAAagtatcaaataataaatatatttaattttctctttttttagcCTAGCGAAAAAATGGATATCCAAAACCTATTCCTGTTATATTGGATTCGAGTCCGTCAGCACCACACAGTACCTAAAGTTAAATAAGTTGAGTGTTATGAGTTATGTATTTAACCCGCTGAGATTAGTTGCACTATGAAAAAGAAACAGAATCCAacgttaaaatatatatatatatatatatatatatatatatatatatatatatatatatatatatatatatatatatcaaaatttagaGTGGTGGAATTGTCAAATTGGGGACAAATTGGATTTCAggcattttatttaaaacaattataatttaaatttcctTAATATTACAGTTATAAAAACAAGATTTTatcttaaatgattttaaacgtaattaattaattatatatatgacatttataaatgtaaataaataaataaatgtcacAAATTTAACAACCGATTTTCTATAAATTAAGGGTTCTGTCTACTGAATTTCAGAGAATCCGTcgtcaaaattttaattttgctAAAATTcagtaattaaatttttgtaataaatttttatttatttatttatttataaatatcacgtatataataagttaataaaatagtaaaaaacccaaattatgAGGTTTAATAGAGGAGATAAATTGAATTGAGAATTTACCCAATAAAAAGCTCcaaattaaatagataaatacaAGGGCTTATCTTCTTTAgggtataaattaaattttataaaagatttaGGGATACATTTATATGACTACTCTTTTTAGTGTTAAATTTATCTTAGGTCAAGGGCTATCTCACAAGTTTGGTTTTCGTTGTGGGCGCGTTTGGCAATTCTGCCTGAGCTGCTGCTGCATCCCTATCCTCTGAGCAATGGCGTCATGTCTTCCTCCAACAGCCTCAGCCACCTCTGCAGCTAAGGACTTCCCTCCGTCATCTTCATGCTTGTCCCTGTCTCACCGGCAACGCAATCACACTCAACGCAAAGTCTCATTCCGCCTTTCTTCCATGTCCGGGCTCCGGTTCTCTTCCAAGGTAATGCGAAATCTTTATCTGTATATTGACTGTCTTTTCGTTCCTAATTTACTGTTGATTCGTCAGATCGGTGTGTAGTTCTGTCTCATTCTTCTTTATTTGATCCTGATTGTTTGCTAGCTTGAATGATATACGTTAGTTCTTCCATGACTTCCAGCTCCTCCCACTCTCATCACTATCTCTTTATATGGTTCTCTACTAACTAACTAACATAGATGCGAgctctttttcttatttaatgtTCATGTTTATTGAGATTTGCCAAATGTGATTTACATAATTCATGTGTTTTTCATACGAAACCCTGGAGCAACATGATAATGAATGAAATGAACACTACTAACAAGCAACAAACTTGCctcataaaataaatcatttaagaGCGCAACCGTTTTTGCTTGTGTGAAGTCGTACAATTTTCTTTGCTTTACTCCCCATTATTCCTGCATCTCTCTCTGACGTGTTCATTTCTTTCAATCAATGTGTTCCATAAAACAATCACCATCTGTTAGAGCAAAAAATAAAGTATCAAAGTCAAGagaaataactttataaattgGTAGGTTTTGGAAAGAATGTGGCCGCTGATGCATTGTCCAAATTATCTTCAGAAGGTTCATGTTCAGCTATATCTGAATTGACATCAGTATTAGTGAGGAAGATTGTTAAATCTTGAGTAGATGGaaacttaaacaatattattctcaAGCTTGAAGTAGACCCAAAAGGAGTTTCAAGATTTTCTTTCGGGTTATGGTTACTTATCAGAAATTAGACATGCCAATGTTACTTAGAAGTTAAGACATAAATAGGGAATGGGTATGAAAATAGATGTTCgagaatatatttttagttgtaATGAATGTCAAAAATAGAAATGGAAACATCAAGGAAAAAAAGGGTTATTACAACCGCTAAAAGTATGCTACCTAAATTTATTTGGAGTGACATCTCAATGAACTTCATAGAAGGATAACCTAAATCTCGAGGTCATTCAGTCATCTTGATGGTagttgactttttttttatctaaagcACATTTTATGAGTTTAGGACAGTTAGTATAGTGGCACTACTATTTCTTGATTAGGTGTTCAAACTCCATGGCATGCCTTCTAATAAGAGAAAATTGGAATTGGAGAGACCCCGGATAAATTGCTTCTTTTGCGAAGGGTCGCACAAAGAAAGAGAGTGccttataaaaacaaattatctgCATTGATGGAGGAGCATGAACGCCTTCATGATGAGGCTAGATTCAGCCACGACAATAGCGGTGTTTAGATCTAGGACACCACACCGTTCCAACTCTAGTTttgcccacatttgtagaccgTCAGTGAAGGCAAACAAGACTTCATCGTCCgagtagttagggatctcaaggagagtagcgatgaactccttgacatactccttgatactccctCTTTGTAAGAGCCGCTGCAACTTGCCCATAGCTTCTCGAATGACGTTTTCAGGATAAAATTGTCTTTTGAGTTACTCTTTGAATTCACCCCAGGTATTGATAGAACATATACCTCTTTCTATGTCACTACTCATTCGACTCCACCACAGCATTGCGGTGTCTTCTAGTTATGTcgtggcagtatctatcttTCTCGCATATTTCACTAGGCCGAGTGTTTCGAAATATTGATCCAGATCTCATAAGAAATTGTCGATCTCTTTTGCGTTCCTCTCacctaaatacgctttaggctTTGGAACGTTTATTCTTGTCGGATTAGGAACTCATATAGGCGCACGTTCACACTCTTGAGCAACCGCCTTCTTAAATATCATCCCTTCCTCTTCAGTGGTCTGTAACTTGTCAACCATTCCCTCAAACTTCTCATTCAAGGTACTGATCTCAAAAAGAAGGGTTTGCTCTATGATCTAAGTTTTGTTCTTGACATTTGGACAGTCCATCATTCAAGACACCTTGCATTCTTTTTtggagctcgtctctctccttctcgAGCTCGGCGATGCGTTCCTCTATGTCCCCGAAATTATCCTCTCCGTAAATATGGTGAGTTCTACCTTCTTTAACTTGACGATAATGTCAATAATAACATCTCTTGATCTCCCCCTTTCTTTGTTAGTTTTGGATCCTCCCGTTTAAACTGGCTCAGGTTCTTAAGTTTATCTTCAATCTCTTGGAGAAGTTTCTCCACTCCATCTACGTTGCTAGTAGTTACACTTTCATTCGATCTCTTCGTCATTCTGCTTTGATACCAACTGTCACGGGCTAAGTTTTTCCACCAACAATTTCTGCGACATTAGTTACGATTTTCGCaaaacgagtaactagtcaatCTTTACTTGAAGTAACACTCTGTTTGTTTCAATAAACACAAAAACTCTAGAGAAAGAATGTGAACTCTTATAACGAATATTATTGTATTACTCAAATACTGAATGATTACAAAGTAATACCTTTGAGTTATTATAGATATTATAGGACTCACCCGTCTACTACATTAATTACATACTAGTCAACTATCTCATTAATGGTATAATAACCAACTACCTCATTAATGGTATATTAGTCAACTACCTCATTAATGTTTTACTACCCAACTATCATATTAATGATACATTACTCTAGGGCATGTTTTCTCCTAATGTTTTTAGAATATTTCTTGAGTTAAGTCTACGAAGAAAATTGAGCCTCCCTCGGGCTAAGAAGATAAGAGCACCGTAACATTCTCCCATACTCATTCCGGCAACGCCATCGTCGCGTCCTCATTGTAGGTCTGGATGATATCTTTATTAAACTCACGTGAAATATGGGAAATTTATTCAAATGCGACAAAAGTTTTAAGCGATATGCTAGTTTTCCAACATGTTTCTTCCCAAAGAAAGAGTCTTCGTATCGTCTCAGAAGCATCTTGTGAACTTTGGAAAATCGTATCTCTCGATGGATGAGAAGTTTTAACATCACTTGGTCTCCTCCaaactccaagtgtcttcttTTCTTGTTCTCttatttcttcattcttttagCGGCCTTGACAATTTCGCACTTTCTTTTTTGAAGAGCAACTCATTCGGTTGCCTCTTCAGCTCctccaatttgggaggttcCATGTGATAATGGACTGCCGCTGATGGTTTAGTATCTTTGACTAACTCTTCTTTGGTAATTGAGTGGGCATTACATCCTGAAATTTCTCTAGAATATTCTTCTGGGGTGTCTCCTCTTGGGACGcagttttctcatcttctttcaatGTAACAACTATCAAAGGATGTTGGGTGGACTTTTTTCACATCTATTCAAAGTTTCATGGCAGAGAGCTATTTAATTCTTATCTTGCCCTCCCTGTTAAACGTATTGTGCAAGTATTACCTTGCTGTAGAATGTATATAGTATTAGCAGAAGGGAGTAGAAAGATTTACCTTGTCTAAGAACTCTATGTCGAGGATTATTTTGTAGTCGTCCATGTCAACGATGGAAAAATTCATAAGATcagtccactcccccaagttgacATTACATTGCGAGAGACTCCATAAGTTGCACTTGGTGCTgagttgactgctttaagccacccCTGCTCTTTAGTATACCTGATTCTCAGTCTTCTCACCTCTTTTATCTCTAGAAAgttgttgttggctcccgtGTCCAACAAAGTTTTAACAATGTGGTTTCTTACTTTTGTTTCACGAGCAGTCGTTCTTTCTTCTTGGACTTTGCCttcttaaattttgttttaacgaCACTAAGGAGGTGTAACAACCCCAATTGAGCCTCATCATGAAGGTGTTCTTGCTTATCAATTGATGCGaatagtttgttcttcatagggCTCCGTAAGTCTATATTTCATGTGAATTTATTAAAGATATCATCAAGATCTACAAGGGAGACGTCGCCGGAATGAGTGAGGAAGAATGACACGGTGCCCTTATCTTCATAGTCTGATGGGAGGCTCAATCGTCTACATAGATCAAACTATAGGAATATTTTAGAGGCATTGGGAGAAGGCATGCCTTAGAGTAATGAACCATTAATGTGGTAGTTGGGTAGTAAACATTAATGATGTAGTCGGCTAGTATATCAGTTACtagtatattattaataaggtagttactaatatattattaatgaggTAGTTGACTATTATGTAATTAATGTAGTAGATGAGtgagtcctataaataccttaaAGGTATTACTTtgtaatcataaattatttgagtaatataatattattcgtTGTAAAAGTTCacaattctctctctaaagTTTTTATGTTTATTGAAACAAACATAAGTGTTACTTTAaataaggctgactagttacttgTTTTGCGAAGATTGTAACTGGTGTCGTACGGATTATTGGTGGAAAGtccgtgacaattggtatcaaagcagaATGATGAAGAAATCGAGTTACTGACAACGTGGATATAGTGGAGAAATTTCTCCAAGAGATGTTATTACTGACATTAACGTCATGTTAAAGAAGGTAAAACTCACTATATTTACGGACAAGATAATTTCAGGGACTTAGAGAACGCATCGCCGAGCCTTAGAAGGAGATTGACGAGCTCCGAAAAATGATGCAAGGTGCCTTGAATGAGGAATTGTCAAAATGTCAAAAGCAAGCTCAGATAATGGAGCATACCCTCCTTTTTTAGATCAATACTTTGAATGAGAAGCTTAAAAGAATGGTCGCCAAGTTACAGACCATTGAAGTGATGATACTTAAAAAGGCGACTGCGCAAAAGTGCGGACGTGCGCTTAAATAGTCATAATCCGACAAGGATAGACGTTTTAAGGCCTAAATCGTATTTAGGTGAGAGGACCGCAAAGGAGATCTACAACTTCTTATGGGATCTGGATCAGTACTTCAAAAAACTCAGCCTAATGAAAGAGACAAGAAAGATAAATACTGACACGAGATCCGAATCTACAGAGAACACACAAGACATTATTGGAGAAATCTCTAAAGATCAACTTCTCTATCTTTTTTATTCTTCCCAATTGTATTCACCCTAATAGTTAGGGTTCTATCTCTCCCCTATTAATTCTTAACTTCTCtcttattcatttattctcTGCAGATCGAGATCTCTTCTTTATATACCTTCTAACTGCATAATTCATTTCTCAGTCAATTTCACATTTTTAGCTATAtgtcatataaataattatttattttcatatgaaTAATTATTCGTTTCCTATTCAGTTAACTATCCTATTTTTTTGGCTAACTgccttatttataattatatacttaaataaaaaataattgtcgATCTCTTATTACGTTTACCCGTCAACTTATTCTAGGGTTCCTGTTGACCTCTGATTACGTTTACCCGTCAACTTATTTTAGGGTTAGGAAATTGCATTCTCTTCTCCTTATGAAATCGTGTATGGACAGTCGCCTCCTGTACATTATTCATATTTAGCTGGAGACCGAGTTTATAAGCTAGGAAGGAGGCAATTAAGTTACTTCGTTTTCATCTACAAGTTACTTGTTTTCATCTACAACAAGCTCAACACCGAATGAAGTAAAAGAAGGAGGCAATTAAATTACTTCGTTTTCATTTACAACTAGCTCAACACCGAATGAAACAACGAGTTGATAAACGGGtagattttgtttttcaagTCAATGACCAGGTATTTATGAAGTTGAAGCCACGTAGGCATATAGAGGGAAAAACTCATAAACTTAGCTCAAAATTTTATGGTCCTTTTCGAATTCAGAAAAGGTAGGCAAGGTGGTTTACAAATTGGATATACCACCAACGCAAAAATGCatcatgtttatttatttattccaaTTAAAGAAGAAGATGGGATATTCAATTGCTACCCCCTCATATTCTAGTATTGGAAATTGTACCAATAGAACTGGGGGCAGTTCTGGAATGAGTAAGTggtcaattttttatttgatggtCTAATTCGTCGGAGGATGATGTCACTTGGGAAGATGAATCAGTTCCGGAGTCAAAAGTTTCCTGTTTTTGTGTTGACATGGGGTAATGGAGCTTCTTCTATCAATACCTATGTTGCAGGGATACAGATACGAGTATCGTATGGCGATACATCTTAAACAAATGAAGAAAGATGGAAGTCTCGCGTCAGTAAGGTCTTCAGTTAGGTAATCTTTAGGTAATCTGTCTCGTCTTGTGTCGTTGAAATAGAgtgacaatttttaaaaatataggaTACGATACGTTTATAATACgcaaattattaacaaattataaaaatattatatatataatttttatataaatttaatattgaaataaataaatatagaaatgcATATTCATATTCACGATCTCTCTTGGTACcgtttgttttattaaataattaatatttcttattagTATAGTAGACTTTATAGTTAATATGtcttaaataattaagataagtAATACAAAAGCTACATTAAtctgaataaaaatataatttattgatgaGACCATACGATgatttatcataatttaatgATGAAtaactatgttttttttttaaattggaatggatattttgaaaataaatataattttctatctttatttatttcattattaaatttacatatataatatttttttaataatttgtgtacCATAAGCGTATCGCatcatatattttcaaaataaattgtattgtTGTATCATACGTTGTATCGTATGATACGATACCCGTATCCGTTACATAGACTGAAGAAGTGGAATGAATTGGAACAAACTCAAAAGTTGTCTTGAAAGGAATTCAGTCCAAACGACATACCTTCATATGCAGAGCTCCATGATCAGTTTCCCTATTAATGATATACTTGAACTAGAATTATAAGTTACTGATTAGTTGTCTAATGTAATTTTGTCATTCTCATCACTTCAGATAGTGAATTTGACTTTTGGATTCGAATCAGATTAGTTATTTCTTTCTTCATTCTATTCAATTATCTTTTAATGGAGTGTTCTTCTGTTCAAGCGTGGTAGCTTATAAATTACATTCAAGTATTTCTTACCTAAATTTTAAGAGATGAAGTCCAATCATTCAATCGATAGTTAAATTCGTTTGGACCGAATTCTTTCAAGAATCGTCAATTTCGTTTGGACCGAATTCTTTCAAGACCAATTGCTTCAGTTCGTTCCACATCATTGCCCTTCCTGCTAGTTGTTGTAGATGTGAGCTGAACCAGCGTCGAGCCCTTCCATGTAAATGTGCACAAGTGTATTCCAATTTTGAGTTTTTCAGTTTTGTGATCCACTTGAAAAAACATTTACACTCTATAGATCTAGTAGTCAACTCCTTCTCCATTAAACTTCGGAAAGTCTATCTTCGAAAGCCTTGTCGGAGGTTGGTGCATTGGTTCACGATAATCATGGTCATCCTGATGGAAACCAGTATCGTCTGATCTTTGTCTGTCCCTATAATCACGCGGACTGACcccatttattttaatttaaatgagaatCGAACATGTGACCTTTGGTCTTTTAGACGACACCGGCTCTTGACACTTGAGTTACCCTACTGGGGTtacatgatattttataataagatttaaaaaatcaataaatgaaaatgatttcATTAAACAGGCATCAAGAGTGAATTTCTAAAGTGAGATCAATATGGATAATGTAGGTGTAGGATCTTCAAGAATAATtgatataatcaaaatattgttaaagaAGATACATGTGGATGCGTAAATCAGGTCAGATTTTGTACTATCGGAAAAGATGAGAGCTCCGCGTGTTGTTCCTCTTGCCTTAGATTGGTAGGATGAATGG is drawn from Impatiens glandulifera chromosome 3, dImpGla2.1, whole genome shotgun sequence and contains these coding sequences:
- the LOC124931255 gene encoding protein TRIGALACTOSYLDIACYLGLYCEROL 3, chloroplastic, whose amino-acid sequence is MASLSHSTCFPLNMFNTSPSSSSSTSITFLASRRRYGYGSNSFSLDLKQGNIPCSCIAPSKDLRTNDENPSSRFGHSHNLEDLTAGWDLEDESDVLIECRDVYKSFGEKHILRGVSFKIKHGEAVGIIGPSGTGKSTILKIMAGLLAPDKGEVFIRGRRRDGLISDEEIGGLRIGLVFQSAALFDSLTVRENVGFCLYENSSMSMDEINALVIETLAAVGLKGVEDRLPSELSGGMKKRVALARSIIFDTSKDVLEPEVLLYDEPTAGLDPIASTVVEDLIRSVHFKGDSMPKNPGKIASYIVVTHQHSTIKRAVDRLLFLHEGKVVWQGMTNEFMSSTNPIVQQFASGSLDGPINYL